From Hartmannibacter diazotrophicus, a single genomic window includes:
- a CDS encoding ABC transporter permease: protein MTDATIDTKAEVPALPRQSGTFEHILYVLKANPVTMFAFAIFALLILAAIFGPALVPYDPLASDASKALQPPNWQHWFGTDTLGRDVFSRVIVATRLDLTLSVAAVALSFVIGSVLGAVAGYWGGWLDIVLNRILDTIMAFPLFVLAMGIVAAMGNTIENIIYATAIINVPFYARLVRAEVNIRREAGFALAAKLCGNSDIRVLAMHIFPNALPPMMVQVSLNLGWAILNAAGLSFIGLGVRPPTAEWGIMVAEGANNIVSGEWWLAIFPGLALMLAVFTFNLLGDGLRDMVDPRRRT, encoded by the coding sequence ATGACGGATGCCACCATCGACACCAAGGCAGAGGTTCCGGCCCTGCCCCGCCAGTCCGGCACCTTTGAGCACATTCTCTATGTGCTGAAGGCCAACCCGGTCACCATGTTCGCCTTCGCGATCTTCGCGCTTCTGATCCTGGCGGCGATCTTCGGCCCGGCGCTCGTACCCTACGACCCGCTCGCCTCCGACGCATCGAAAGCGCTGCAGCCGCCGAACTGGCAACACTGGTTCGGCACCGACACCCTGGGGCGCGACGTCTTTAGCCGCGTGATCGTCGCGACCCGCCTGGACCTGACGCTCTCCGTCGCGGCCGTGGCGCTCTCCTTCGTCATCGGGTCGGTGCTCGGCGCCGTTGCCGGCTACTGGGGCGGCTGGCTCGATATCGTGCTGAACCGCATTCTCGACACCATCATGGCCTTCCCGCTCTTCGTGCTCGCCATGGGCATCGTCGCGGCCATGGGCAACACGATCGAGAACATCATCTACGCGACGGCGATCATCAACGTGCCCTTCTACGCCCGCCTCGTCCGCGCGGAGGTCAACATCCGCCGCGAGGCCGGCTTCGCCCTCGCCGCAAAGCTCTGCGGCAACTCGGACATCCGGGTTCTGGCGATGCACATCTTTCCGAACGCCCTGCCGCCGATGATGGTCCAGGTCTCGCTCAATCTCGGCTGGGCGATCCTCAACGCGGCCGGCCTCTCCTTCATCGGCCTCGGCGTGCGTCCGCCGACCGCCGAATGGGGCATCATGGTCGCCGAGGGCGCCAACAACATCGTCTCCGGCGAATGGTGGCTGGCGATCTTCCCCGGCCTTGCCCTGATGCTCGCCGTCTTCACCTTCAACCTTCTCGGCGACGGCCTGCGCGACATGGTCGACCCGCGCCGGCGCACCTGA
- a CDS encoding dipeptide ABC transporter ATP-binding protein, with product MLSIKDLAVSFKTRRGEVDAVRGITLEIAKGETLGIVGESGSGKSVTSYALMRILDAGGRIKAGEITYSGIDLKRASERQMRDIRGREISMIFQNPRAALNPIRKVGHQIEDVLIQHGRATRRTAREEAIKALEAVRIRDAEARYDAYPFELSGGMCQRIVIAIALACDPQLIIADEPTTGLDITTQKAVMDLMADLIRERGMSSLLITHDLGLAAQYCHRIVVMKDGELVEAGAADELFASPKHPYTQKLVDATPRHDATIRDLLPAEIRTPMPEHTPADKPLLEVINLVKTYQGKSGPVHAVKGISFSVKAGQSVGLVGESGCGKSTTSSMIVRLLDRTSGEILFDGKDIGEISCRDFIKDPMRSQIQMVFQDATDSLNPRHTSRQSIAEPLKCLAHMGAKERTARIEELADLVGLPRPLLDRFPHQLSGGQKARVGIARAIALNPKFLILDEPTAALDVSIQAVVLNLLVDLRAKLGMSYLFVSHDLHVVRLLCDHVVVMKGGEIVEAGPANEVMENPSHPYTRELLSAAPKPPERKAA from the coding sequence ATGCTGTCCATCAAAGATCTGGCCGTTTCCTTCAAGACGCGGCGCGGCGAAGTGGATGCCGTGCGCGGCATCACGCTGGAGATCGCCAAGGGCGAAACACTGGGGATCGTTGGCGAATCCGGCTCCGGCAAGTCGGTCACCTCCTACGCCCTGATGCGCATCCTCGATGCCGGGGGGCGCATCAAGGCCGGCGAGATCACCTACTCCGGCATCGACCTGAAACGTGCCTCGGAGCGCCAGATGCGCGATATCCGCGGCCGCGAGATCTCGATGATCTTCCAGAACCCGCGCGCTGCCCTCAATCCGATCCGCAAGGTCGGTCACCAGATCGAGGACGTGCTGATCCAGCATGGCCGCGCTACCCGTCGCACGGCGCGGGAGGAGGCGATCAAGGCGCTGGAGGCCGTCCGCATCCGCGACGCCGAAGCCCGCTATGACGCCTATCCCTTCGAGCTTTCCGGCGGCATGTGCCAGCGCATCGTCATCGCCATTGCGCTCGCCTGCGATCCGCAGCTCATCATCGCCGACGAGCCAACGACAGGCCTCGACATTACCACCCAGAAGGCGGTGATGGACCTGATGGCCGACCTTATCCGCGAGCGCGGCATGAGTTCGCTGCTCATCACCCACGACCTCGGTCTTGCCGCCCAATACTGCCACCGCATCGTGGTGATGAAGGACGGCGAACTGGTGGAAGCGGGCGCGGCCGACGAACTCTTTGCAAGCCCCAAGCACCCCTATACCCAGAAGCTTGTCGATGCGACGCCCCGCCATGATGCGACGATCCGCGACCTGCTGCCGGCCGAAATCCGCACCCCGATGCCCGAGCACACGCCGGCCGACAAGCCACTCCTGGAGGTGATCAACCTCGTCAAGACCTATCAGGGCAAGTCCGGCCCCGTGCATGCGGTCAAGGGCATCTCCTTTTCGGTGAAGGCAGGCCAGAGCGTCGGCCTCGTCGGGGAATCCGGCTGCGGCAAGTCCACCACCTCCTCCATGATCGTGCGCCTGCTGGACCGCACCAGCGGCGAGATCCTCTTCGACGGCAAGGACATCGGCGAGATTTCCTGCCGCGACTTCATCAAGGATCCGATGCGCTCGCAGATCCAGATGGTCTTCCAGGACGCCACCGACAGCCTCAATCCCCGTCACACCTCGCGCCAGTCGATCGCCGAGCCGCTGAAATGTCTCGCCCACATGGGCGCGAAGGAACGGACGGCGCGGATCGAGGAACTGGCCGATCTGGTCGGCCTGCCCCGCCCGCTGCTCGACCGCTTCCCGCATCAGCTGTCCGGCGGCCAAAAGGCCCGCGTCGGGATTGCCCGCGCCATCGCGCTGAACCCGAAGTTCCTCATCCTCGACGAGCCGACCGCCGCCCTCGACGTTTCGATCCAGGCGGTCGTCCTCAACCTCCTTGTCGACCTCAGGGCCAAGCTCGGCATGAGCTATCTCTTCGTCAGCCACGACCTCCATGTCGTCCGGCTGCTTTGCGACCATGTCGTGGTGATGAAGGGCGGCGAGATCGTCGAGGCCGGCCCGGCCAATGAGGTGATGGAGAACCCCTCGCATCCCTATACCCGCGAACTGCTGTCCGCCGCGCCGAAGCCGCCGGAGCGAAAGGCGGCCTGA
- the atzF gene encoding allophanate hydrolase has product MRDLPFTLPALREAYAAGASPKDVIAEVYRRIANVNDPGIFIHLRDEAEAESEAESLGAFDPAKPLWGIPFAVKDNIDVAGMPTTAACPDFSYDPEADAFVVARLRAAGAIVIGKTNLDQFAAGLVGVRSPYPIPKNALDPAIVPGGSSSGSGVVVAHGIVPFSLGTDTAGSGRVPAALNNIVGLKPSLGAFSATGVVPACRSLDTISVFAMTVDDAYAVFELATAYDPADAWSRKIPAPPLSPVPPALRIGIPDAASIEFCGDDVQKASFDATVARLKDMGAAIVPVDFTPLYAVARMLYEGAWVAERHAVIEDRLRDKPETVHPVTRTIVEKALPLTATDAFRGIYRLKDLIRQAEPALASVDLLCVPTMPTFYTVADLEADPIGPNSRLGTYTNFVNLMDMCGIAVPVAARSDSRPGSVTLLAPKGRDSLVASLARNLEVVAGRTLGATTWPSPALSQAPNAVSVRDDEIAIAVCGAHMSGMPLNPGFVDFGARFLGAASTAPVYRLFALSKLSPERPGLVQVGKDKGAAIDLELWSLPRARFADFLLTIAPPLGIGSVLLADGTAVPGFLCEAIAGDETSDITHYGGWRPYVQSLERSQERAVAVKA; this is encoded by the coding sequence ATGCGCGATCTGCCCTTCACCCTTCCCGCCCTGCGAGAGGCCTACGCGGCCGGTGCGTCCCCGAAAGATGTGATCGCGGAAGTCTATCGCCGGATCGCGAACGTGAACGATCCCGGCATCTTCATTCATCTGCGCGACGAAGCGGAAGCGGAGAGCGAAGCCGAAAGCCTTGGTGCCTTCGATCCGGCAAAGCCGCTCTGGGGCATTCCCTTCGCCGTCAAGGACAACATCGACGTCGCCGGCATGCCGACGACGGCTGCTTGCCCCGATTTTTCCTATGACCCCGAAGCCGACGCCTTTGTCGTCGCAAGGCTCCGCGCGGCCGGCGCCATCGTCATCGGCAAGACCAACCTCGACCAGTTTGCCGCCGGCCTCGTTGGCGTGCGCTCGCCCTACCCGATCCCGAAGAACGCGCTCGATCCGGCCATCGTGCCCGGCGGATCCTCGTCCGGCTCCGGCGTCGTCGTCGCCCACGGTATCGTGCCCTTCTCGCTCGGAACCGATACCGCCGGCTCCGGCCGCGTTCCGGCTGCGCTCAACAACATCGTCGGTCTGAAACCCAGCCTCGGCGCCTTCTCGGCGACAGGCGTCGTCCCAGCCTGCCGCAGCCTCGACACGATCTCGGTCTTCGCCATGACCGTCGACGACGCCTACGCCGTCTTCGAACTGGCGACCGCCTATGACCCGGCGGACGCCTGGTCGCGGAAAATCCCCGCGCCGCCCCTGTCGCCGGTTCCCCCGGCGCTCAGGATCGGCATCCCCGATGCAGCCTCCATCGAATTTTGCGGCGACGACGTCCAGAAGGCGTCCTTCGATGCGACTGTCGCGCGTCTCAAGGACATGGGCGCGGCGATCGTGCCGGTCGATTTCACGCCGCTCTATGCCGTGGCCCGGATGCTCTACGAAGGCGCATGGGTCGCCGAGCGCCATGCCGTGATCGAGGACCGCCTGCGGGACAAGCCCGAGACTGTGCATCCCGTGACGCGCACCATCGTGGAAAAGGCCCTGCCGCTGACAGCAACCGATGCCTTCCGCGGCATCTACCGGCTGAAGGACCTGATCCGGCAGGCCGAACCCGCCCTTGCCTCCGTCGACCTTCTCTGCGTGCCGACGATGCCGACCTTCTACACCGTCGCCGATCTTGAAGCCGACCCGATCGGACCCAACTCCCGGCTCGGCACCTACACAAACTTCGTCAACCTCATGGACATGTGCGGCATCGCCGTGCCGGTCGCCGCCCGCTCGGATAGTCGCCCCGGCAGCGTCACGCTGCTGGCGCCAAAGGGCCGTGACAGCCTTGTCGCCAGCCTTGCCCGCAACCTCGAGGTCGTTGCCGGACGCACCCTCGGCGCAACGACGTGGCCGTCACCCGCCCTCTCCCAGGCGCCCAATGCCGTTTCGGTTCGGGACGACGAGATCGCCATCGCCGTCTGCGGCGCCCACATGTCCGGCATGCCGCTCAATCCCGGCTTCGTGGACTTCGGCGCCCGTTTCCTCGGCGCGGCAAGCACCGCTCCTGTCTACCGGCTCTTCGCACTCTCAAAGCTGAGCCCTGAGCGTCCCGGCCTCGTGCAGGTGGGAAAGGACAAGGGCGCCGCCATCGATCTGGAACTCTGGTCGCTGCCCCGCGCACGGTTTGCCGATTTCCTGCTGACGATCGCGCCGCCGCTCGGAATCGGGTCCGTCCTGCTCGCCGATGGAACGGCGGTGCCGGGCTTTCTCTGTGAGGCGATTGCGGGCGACGAGACGAGCGACATCACGCACTACGGCGGCTGGCGGCCCTATGTTCAGAGTCTTGAAAGGTCGCAGGAACGCGCGGTCGCGGTCAAAGCCTGA
- a CDS encoding sugar transferase, which translates to MQNEDSIYFLGLVADSSPRAAGSDSSEDSFHSTLNETNDHAVSGGEGEQRPNPTVSATGGIFNVLSFINFNASTDMTSTLGRNSSSLDKKLSPRVIQLKIKRAIDVVFALLGLWFLSPLFIAVACLIKLESRGPVFFRQDRTGLDNSTFEILKFRTMYLDLCDFSGVEQTAPNDARVTRIGRVLRRTNIDELPQFINILRGDMSLIGPRPHVPNMLAADLPYEELVENYPLRHMVRPGLTGLAQSHGLRGPTIDRGPSVKRIEYDLEYIERFSLWLDLEIMVRTVIRELKNCGQGF; encoded by the coding sequence ATGCAGAATGAGGACAGCATCTATTTTCTCGGTCTGGTGGCTGATTCATCTCCTCGCGCAGCCGGAAGCGATTCTTCAGAGGATAGCTTTCACTCGACTTTGAACGAGACGAACGATCATGCCGTATCCGGCGGAGAGGGAGAGCAGCGACCAAATCCCACGGTTTCTGCGACTGGAGGCATTTTTAACGTGCTGTCGTTCATCAATTTTAACGCAAGTACAGACATGACCTCGACGCTCGGGCGCAATAGCAGCAGCCTTGATAAGAAGTTGTCGCCCAGGGTCATCCAACTCAAGATCAAGCGCGCGATCGACGTTGTCTTCGCGCTGCTCGGACTATGGTTTCTCTCGCCGCTCTTCATCGCAGTCGCCTGCCTGATCAAGCTTGAGAGCCGCGGACCGGTCTTCTTCCGTCAGGACAGAACGGGCCTTGACAATTCCACCTTCGAAATTCTCAAGTTCCGTACGATGTACCTTGATCTGTGCGACTTCTCCGGGGTCGAGCAGACCGCGCCGAACGATGCCCGCGTGACGCGGATCGGGCGCGTCCTGAGGCGGACCAACATCGACGAACTGCCCCAGTTCATCAACATTCTGCGGGGCGACATGTCCCTCATCGGGCCGCGGCCGCATGTGCCCAACATGCTTGCCGCCGATCTGCCCTACGAGGAACTGGTCGAGAATTATCCTTTGCGCCACATGGTACGCCCGGGCCTCACCGGCCTTGCCCAGTCCCATGGTCTCCGCGGCCCGACGATCGACAGGGGCCCTTCCGTCAAGCGCATCGAATACGACCTCGAATATATCGAACGGTTCTCTCTCTGGCTGGATCTGGAGATCATGGTGCGGACCGTCATCCGGGAACTCAAGAACTGCGGCCAGGGGTTCTGA
- a CDS encoding metallophosphoesterase family protein has product MTGAKTLIDLLKNRFGRGATAGPEPVSRRRLSLPQDDRLVIYAVGDVHGCYPLLLDAERRICADAEQRSGHKLIVMLGDYVDRGPNSTDVLTHLSSPPPKGMHRLCLCGNHDDAFLKFIASPLRSLNWIDFGGSKTMMSYGVDVVPLLGNKRGQAKLVELVREVIPQLHIKFLRSLPVTLSVGPYLFVHAGIVPGLALEEQRDEDLMWIREPFISRGPMLEGMTVIHGHVAAKEPVFTRDRICIDTGAYATGNLTVLRLEKGKIDLI; this is encoded by the coding sequence GTGACTGGAGCGAAGACGCTGATCGATCTGCTGAAGAACCGCTTTGGTCGGGGTGCGACGGCCGGACCGGAACCGGTCAGCCGTCGCAGGTTGTCGCTACCGCAGGACGACCGGCTGGTCATTTATGCCGTTGGCGACGTGCACGGGTGCTATCCGTTACTGCTCGATGCCGAAAGGCGCATCTGCGCCGATGCGGAGCAGCGCTCGGGCCACAAGCTCATCGTCATGCTGGGCGACTATGTCGACCGTGGCCCCAATTCCACCGACGTCCTGACGCATCTGTCATCGCCTCCCCCCAAGGGCATGCACCGGCTCTGCTTGTGCGGCAATCATGACGATGCCTTCCTGAAGTTCATCGCCTCGCCGCTTCGCTCGCTCAACTGGATCGATTTCGGCGGCTCCAAGACGATGATGTCCTACGGCGTGGACGTCGTGCCTCTTCTCGGCAACAAGCGCGGCCAGGCAAAACTCGTCGAGCTCGTCCGGGAAGTCATCCCCCAGCTGCACATCAAGTTCCTGCGCTCGCTGCCCGTGACGTTGTCGGTGGGGCCGTATCTTTTCGTCCACGCCGGCATCGTGCCCGGCCTCGCCCTTGAGGAGCAGCGCGACGAGGATCTGATGTGGATCCGCGAGCCCTTCATCAGTCGCGGACCGATGCTGGAGGGCATGACCGTCATTCACGGCCACGTCGCCGCCAAGGAGCCGGTTTTCACGCGCGACCGGATCTGCATCGATACGGGCGCCTACGCCACCGGCAATCTGACCGTGCTGCGGCTCGAAAAGGGCAAGATCGACCTCATTTGA
- a CDS encoding bifunctional sugar phosphate isomerase/epimerase/4-hydroxyphenylpyruvate dioxygenase family protein, translating into MKTSIATVSISGDLKEKLSAIALAGFDGVEIFENDFLTFDETPATVGQMVRDAGLQITLFQPFRDFEGLPEPHRSRAFDRAERKFDLMQELGTDLMLVCSSISPLSIGGIDRAAADFAELGERAQKRGLRVGYEALAWGRHINDHRDAWEIVRRADHPNIGIILDSFHTLSHKIDVKSIRAIPGDRIFLVQLADAPLIAMDTLYWSRHFRNMPGQGDLPVREFMQAVASTGYDGPLSLEIFNDQFRGASARSIARDGHRSLVNLMDQVYRAEPEVVRGRVPNMPAPIETFGIEFIQFAAGGEAAGELSRLFKAAGFTRTAKHVSKDITLWRQGGVNLLVNSHTSGFARTAFLAHGITVCDIGLKVEDAGATVARAEALGAESFVEFIGPGELSIPAIRGLGGGLMHFIDEMSELEQLWEIDFRSIEPEAPVADAALIGIDHIAQSMLHDEMLTWLLFYISIFDAEKAPMVDVVDPAGLVRSQVIENGNKSFRLILNGAENPRTVAGQFVAESFGSAVQHIAFASSDIFKTADALEKNGFPVLAISPNYYDDLEARFGLDPAFSARLRAANILYDRDEDGEFFQLYGRSFGEGLFLEFLERRNGYRGYGAYNAPFRIAAQKRHLKPAASLETA; encoded by the coding sequence ATGAAGACATCCATCGCCACGGTCTCGATCAGCGGTGACCTGAAGGAAAAGCTGTCGGCCATTGCGCTGGCCGGTTTCGACGGCGTGGAGATCTTCGAGAACGACTTCCTCACCTTCGACGAAACCCCGGCGACCGTCGGCCAGATGGTCCGGGACGCGGGACTCCAAATCACGTTGTTCCAGCCGTTCCGCGACTTCGAGGGGCTGCCGGAGCCGCACCGTTCGCGCGCCTTCGATCGCGCCGAGCGCAAGTTCGACCTGATGCAGGAACTGGGCACCGACCTGATGCTGGTCTGCTCGTCCATCTCGCCGCTGTCGATCGGGGGGATCGACCGGGCCGCGGCCGACTTCGCCGAACTTGGCGAGCGGGCACAGAAGCGGGGCCTGCGCGTCGGCTACGAGGCACTGGCCTGGGGGCGGCATATCAACGACCACCGCGATGCGTGGGAAATCGTGCGCCGTGCCGACCACCCCAATATCGGCATCATTCTCGATTCCTTCCACACGCTGTCGCACAAGATCGATGTGAAATCGATCCGGGCGATTCCGGGCGACCGCATCTTCCTGGTGCAGCTGGCCGACGCGCCGCTGATCGCCATGGACACGCTCTACTGGAGCCGGCATTTCCGCAACATGCCGGGGCAGGGCGACCTGCCGGTCCGGGAGTTCATGCAGGCGGTGGCCTCCACGGGTTACGACGGGCCGCTGTCGCTTGAGATCTTCAACGACCAGTTCCGGGGCGCGTCCGCGAGATCCATCGCCCGTGACGGGCATCGCTCGCTCGTCAACCTGATGGATCAGGTCTACCGGGCGGAGCCGGAAGTCGTGCGCGGGCGGGTGCCGAACATGCCGGCGCCGATCGAGACCTTCGGCATTGAGTTCATCCAATTCGCGGCCGGCGGCGAGGCCGCGGGAGAGCTGTCGCGCCTGTTCAAGGCGGCCGGCTTCACCAGGACGGCCAAGCACGTCTCCAAGGACATCACGCTCTGGCGCCAGGGCGGGGTCAACCTGCTGGTCAATTCGCATACCTCGGGCTTTGCGCGGACGGCCTTTCTCGCCCACGGCATCACGGTCTGCGACATCGGCCTCAAGGTCGAGGACGCGGGGGCGACGGTGGCCCGCGCGGAAGCTCTCGGCGCCGAATCCTTCGTCGAATTCATCGGTCCCGGCGAACTCTCCATTCCCGCCATTCGCGGCCTTGGCGGCGGGCTGATGCATTTCATCGACGAGATGAGCGAGCTGGAGCAACTCTGGGAGATCGATTTTCGCTCCATCGAGCCCGAGGCGCCTGTCGCCGACGCGGCACTGATCGGCATCGACCACATTGCCCAGTCGATGCTGCACGACGAGATGCTGACGTGGCTGCTGTTCTACATTTCCATTTTCGATGCGGAAAAGGCGCCGATGGTGGATGTGGTCGATCCGGCGGGCCTTGTCCGCAGCCAGGTGATCGAGAACGGGAACAAGTCTTTCCGGCTGATCCTCAACGGCGCGGAAAATCCCAGGACGGTGGCCGGGCAGTTCGTTGCGGAAAGCTTCGGATCGGCCGTTCAGCATATCGCCTTCGCGTCATCGGATATCTTCAAGACGGCCGACGCTCTGGAAAAGAACGGCTTTCCCGTGCTGGCGATCTCGCCGAACTATTACGACGATCTGGAAGCGCGGTTCGGGCTCGATCCGGCCTTTTCGGCGCGTCTCAGGGCGGCCAACATCCTTTACGACCGCGATGAGGATGGAGAGTTCTTCCAGCTCTATGGCCGAAGCTTCGGCGAGGGGCTCTTTCTTGAGTTCCTCGAGCGGCGCAACGGATATCGCGGCTACGGGGCCTACAATGCGCCCTTCCGGATCGCTGCCCAGAAGCGGCATCTGAAGCCCGCCGCCAGTCTCGAGACCGCCTGA
- a CDS encoding glycine zipper domain-containing protein translates to MTNVKMSRVAIVVVAVAGLGLAGCQTSGKGATMGAVLGGGAGCAVGAAVSDNAGAGCLIGGLVGAFAGAIIGDAIERQQQQRVVYRAARSGGQASTGTFKNSKGQRVKYTAKPTKTYNKKSDSALLCRDIQYSKTVDGKAAGSGSTSECQVRVAGKPTWEAPEA, encoded by the coding sequence ATGACAAACGTGAAGATGAGCCGGGTGGCGATCGTGGTGGTTGCCGTGGCCGGACTGGGGCTTGCCGGATGCCAGACCTCAGGCAAGGGAGCGACCATGGGCGCCGTGCTCGGCGGCGGTGCCGGCTGCGCGGTGGGCGCGGCCGTTTCGGACAATGCCGGTGCCGGCTGCCTCATCGGCGGTCTCGTCGGCGCCTTCGCCGGTGCGATCATCGGCGATGCGATCGAGCGCCAGCAGCAGCAGCGGGTTGTCTACCGGGCCGCCCGTTCCGGCGGTCAGGCGTCGACCGGCACCTTCAAGAATTCCAAGGGTCAGCGGGTCAAGTACACGGCCAAGCCGACCAAGACCTACAACAAGAAGAGCGACTCGGCGCTGCTGTGCCGCGACATCCAGTACAGCAAGACGGTCGACGGAAAGGCTGCGGGTTCCGGCTCCACGTCCGAGTGCCAGGTGCGCGTTGCGGGCAAGCCGACGTGGGAAGCGCCCGAGGCGTAA
- a CDS encoding S1 family peptidase, producing the protein MTFKSKLACLVAAYCLVAPLAAGAANLNDLIGGSSGAASPPASTAKKSPSSSLPLGGVLGGRGTHKLSKDELRAAAHEAVVFVVNFGETKAEDGSIKETLSTGTGFFLDPQTLLTNSHVVDGASMLLVSIAGQTYVKATVLADSHAARNKREDFALLRIEKPLGQSMLEIGEPVESLSDVYAIGFPGVVGKNDQRRADFLQGDLSAVPEVVISSGAVQNVMERSNGVEVVTHSALIHHGNSGGPLINACGQVVGVNTWGAMDNATVIVPGRDQAGNVVAQEGITSVATGFAFAQTVDEIRHFLKSRHQSFQQGAACRD; encoded by the coding sequence ATGACGTTCAAGTCAAAACTGGCTTGTTTGGTCGCTGCGTATTGCCTGGTCGCCCCTCTTGCCGCGGGTGCGGCCAATCTCAATGACCTGATCGGCGGCTCAAGCGGCGCGGCGTCGCCGCCGGCTTCCACCGCCAAGAAGTCCCCGTCCAGCTCCCTGCCGCTCGGTGGCGTGCTCGGCGGACGGGGAACGCACAAACTTTCCAAGGACGAGCTCAGGGCTGCGGCCCATGAGGCCGTCGTCTTTGTCGTCAACTTCGGCGAGACCAAGGCCGAAGACGGCAGCATCAAGGAGACCCTTTCCACGGGAACGGGGTTCTTTCTCGATCCGCAGACCCTGCTCACGAACAGCCATGTCGTCGACGGGGCATCGATGCTTCTCGTCTCGATTGCCGGCCAGACCTATGTCAAGGCCACTGTCCTGGCAGATTCCCACGCCGCCCGGAACAAGCGCGAGGACTTCGCGCTGCTGCGCATCGAAAAGCCGCTCGGCCAATCCATGCTGGAGATCGGCGAGCCGGTGGAAAGCCTCTCGGACGTCTATGCGATCGGGTTTCCGGGTGTCGTCGGCAAGAACGACCAGCGACGCGCGGATTTCCTGCAGGGAGACCTCTCGGCCGTGCCTGAAGTCGTGATCTCCTCGGGCGCCGTGCAGAATGTCATGGAGCGGAGCAACGGCGTGGAAGTCGTCACGCATTCGGCGCTCATCCATCATGGCAACAGCGGCGGGCCGCTGATCAATGCCTGCGGACAGGTCGTCGGCGTCAACACGTGGGGCGCCATGGACAATGCGACCGTCATCGTGCCAGGCCGGGACCAGGCCGGCAATGTCGTGGCGCAGGAAGGCATTACAAGTGTCGCGACAGGCTTCGCCTTCGCCCAGACCGTCGACGAAATCCGACATTTTCTGAAATCGCGTCATCAATCCTTCCAGCAGGGAGCTGCCTGCAGGGATTGA
- a CDS encoding OmpA family protein, translating into MPRICRSTRHWVIAAFSCAAILAGAEAPAVAGGTDASATSIIRQLAPTAPSSQSTITSPSPGGTDKRATRLIRQPATVHAHSIRSRPVTIVIDRAYSLDFDVFFEFDSAALTPSAKASLRELGRALSSAELSRYDFLVAGHTDAKGDAAYNLDLSARRAIAVARYLIDAFPIDPSRLYTAGFGETQLRRPDQPTAGINRRVEVSLVAEIQ; encoded by the coding sequence ATGCCACGTATTTGCCGATCGACGCGCCATTGGGTCATTGCCGCATTTTCCTGCGCGGCCATTCTCGCCGGAGCTGAAGCCCCCGCCGTCGCCGGTGGGACCGATGCCTCGGCCACATCCATCATCCGCCAGCTGGCGCCGACGGCACCGTCGTCCCAAAGCACGATCACGTCGCCTTCGCCCGGCGGCACAGACAAGCGCGCAACGCGGCTCATTCGCCAGCCGGCCACCGTGCACGCTCATTCGATCCGCTCGCGGCCCGTCACGATCGTCATCGATCGCGCCTACAGCCTCGACTTCGATGTCTTCTTCGAATTCGACAGCGCCGCCCTGACGCCATCGGCCAAGGCATCGCTGCGCGAACTCGGACGCGCTCTCTCCTCGGCGGAACTGTCGCGTTACGATTTCCTCGTCGCCGGCCACACCGACGCCAAGGGGGACGCCGCCTACAATCTCGACCTGTCCGCCCGCCGCGCCATTGCGGTCGCCCGATACCTGATCGACGCCTTCCCGATCGATCCCTCACGCCTTTACACCGCCGGTTTCGGCGAGACGCAGCTGCGCCGTCCCGACCAGCCGACTGCCGGTATCAACCGCCGCGTCGAGGTGAGCCTCGTCGCCGAGATCCAGTGA